From Scatophagus argus isolate fScaArg1 chromosome 2, fScaArg1.pri, whole genome shotgun sequence, a single genomic window includes:
- the slit1b gene encoding slit homolog 1b isoform X3, translating to MPKLRTFRLHSNSLRCDCHLAWLSPWLRQRAALGLYTQCSSPPSLRGLNLAELRKSDFACSGHGGSAFVQPCSLASGSCPPMCSCSNNIVDCRGRGLTAIPAHLPEAMTEIRLEQNGIKSVPPGAFTSYKKLRRIDLSNNQISEIAPDAFYGLRALNSLILYGNKITELPSGVFDGLASLELLLLNANKIHCIRASVFKDLENLALLSLYDNKIQSLAKGTFGSLHSIQTLHLAQNPFVCDCNVKWLADFLRSNPIETSGARCASPRRLANKRIAQIKSNKFRCSAKEQYHIPGTEDRRLSYECNSKPVCPAKCRCEANVVDCSNLRLTKFPEHLPSSTEELRLNNNDLSVLEATGAFKGLTQLKKINLSNNKISEIEDGAFEGASSVVELHLTANHLESVRGSMFRGMEGLRMLMLRNNRISCIHNGSFTGLTNVRLLSLYDNQLSTILPGAFDTLPNLSTLNLLANPFNCDCRLSWFGAWLRSRRIVTGNPRCQGPAFLREIPLQDVAVPDFRCEDGSVLEDGSCVPGPQCPSQCTCVDSVVRCSNKHLQALPRGLPRNVTELYLDGNQFTSVPKELATFKYLQLVDLSNNKISSLSDDSFFNMSQLTTLILSYNSLHCIPPLALGGLRSLRLLSLHGNDISELQQGIFSDVASLSHLAIGANPLYCDCRLLWLSDWVKSGYKEPGIARCAGPGGMEGKLLLTTPADKFQCVGPVDASVQAKCSPCVSSPCQNQGVCEVDHTQPYTCTCKPGFTGKHCETPVDACVSNPCTNGGVCLSDEQTRGFSCACAFGFHGTFCEVNVDDCQDHGCENGATCVDGVGNYTCLCAPNYTGLFCEEEEGVCSPGRNPCQHQSTCISTPTGPRCVCIPGWVGPDCSIDYNECVDHRCQNGAQCADHLDGYSCVCPQGYSGEFCEVALPPPSPCRLVRCQNSAPCVEKAGTAVCQCLPGFEGQSCEKLVSVNFVDRDSYVQLQDVKNWPQANITLQVSTAEENGILLYNGDNEPIAVELHQGHVRVTYDPGNQPATAIYSTETVNDGQFHTVELVTFNRMVNLSVDGGEPTTLDSQGRSQPATGEAPLYVGGMPEEVMPASLGLSSQTLNVSSFHGCIRNLYINHELQDFTRSHMKPGVVPGCQACRKLYCLHGVCQPNAAQGPQCHCQAGWTGQHCNQPIAGGLSGADVVTTATGVNPCEGNKCVKGVCVALDAQTYRCDCQEGYRGALCSLRGEPVGSCRGLQCAHGHCEDTEDGEHCVCEPGYSGESCDVESPCRGEPVRDYHRLQRGTVLCQTSKPFSWVECRGRCQAGSEAGAIAAPCCAPLRVRRRRLAFECDDGTSFTQDVEKPVECGCKECV from the exons AGACCTGAGTAACAACCAGATATCTGAGATCGCTCCTGACGCTTTCTACGGCCTCCGAGCTCTCAACTCCCT GATCCTGTATGGTAATAAGATCACTGAGCTGCCCAGCGGAGTGTTTGACGGTTTGGCCTCTCTGGAGCTGCT GTTGCTCAATGCCAACAAGATCCACTGCATCAGAGCCTCAGTGTTCAAAGACCTGGAGAACTTGGCTCTGCTGTCGCTGTATGACAACAAAATCCAGAGTCTGGCGAAAGGCACCTTCGGCTCGCTGCACAGCATCCAGACact CCACCTGGCCCAGAACCCCTTCGTGTGCGACTGCAATGTGAAGTGGCTGGCCGACTTCCTGCGTTCAAACCCCATAGAGACCAGCGGAGCGCGCTGCGCCAGCCCTCGCCGCCTCGCCAACAAACGCATCGCACAGATCAAGAGCAACAAGTTCCGCTGctctg CCAAGGAGCAGTACCACATCCCAG gcaCTGAAGACAGACGTTTGAGCTATGAGTGTAACAGCAAGCCGGTGTGTCCCGCCAAGTGTCGCTGTGAGGCGAACGTGGTCGACTGCTCCAACCTCCGCCTCACCAAGTTCCCCGAACACCTGCCGTCCTCCACCGAAGAGCT GCGTCTCAACAACAACGACCTCTCAGTGCTGGAGGCCACCGGAGCTTTCAAGGGCCTGACGCAGCTCAAGAAAAT CAACTTGAGCAACAACAAGATCTCGGAGATCGAGGACGGCGCTTTTGAAGGCGCCTCCTCGGTGGTGGAGCTTCACCTGACAGCCAATCACCTGGAGTCCGTCAGAGGGAGCATGTTCAGAGGCATGGAGGGACTACGCATGCT gaTGCTGAGGAACAACAGGATCAGCTGCATCCATAACGGCAGCTTCACAGGTCTGACCAACGTCAGGCTGCTCTCCCTGTACGACAACCAGCTGAGCACCATCCTGCCCGGAGCCTTCGACACCCTGCCCAACCTGTCCACACT GAATCTTCTGGCCAATCCTTTCAACTGCGACTGCCGTCTGTCCTGGTTCGGGGCGTGGCTCCGGAGCCGACGAATCGTGACGGGGAATCCTCGCTGCCAGGGCCCCGCCTTCCTCCGAGAGATCCCCCTGCAGGACGTGGCTGTGCCTGACTTCCGCTGCGAGGACG GCTCCGTGCTGGAGGACGGCAGCTGCGTCCCGGGTCCGCAGTGTCCCAGCCAGTGTACCTGTGTGGACTCAGTGGTCCGCTGCAGCAACAAACACCTGCAGGCTCTGCCCAGAGGACTCCCCCGCAACGTCACCGAGCT GTATCTGGATGGTAACCAGTTCACCAGCGTCCCTAAGGAGTTGGCCACTTTCAAGTACCTGCAGCTCGT AGATCTGAGCAACAATAAAATCAGCTCGCTGTCTGATGACTCCTTCTTCAACATGAGCCAGCTCACCACTCt GATCCTCAGTTACAACTCGCTGCACTGCATCCCTCCTCTGGCTCTGGGTGGCCTGCGCTCTCTGAGGCTGCT CTCTCTCCATGGAAACGACATCTCCGAGCTGCAGCAGGGCATCTTCAGCGACGTGGCCTCGCTGTCTCACCT AGCGATCGGGGCCAACCCTCTGTACTGCGACTGCCGCCTCCTCTGGCTGTCCGACTGGGTGAAGAGCGGCTACAAGGAGCCCGGCATCGCGCGCTGTGCCGGACCGGGCGGCATGGAGGGCAAGCTGCTGCTCACCACCCCGGCCGACAAGTTCCAGTGTGTGG gtcCAGTAGACGCGTCTGTCCAGGCCAAATGCAGCCCGTGTGTGTCCTCCCCCTGTCAGAATCAGGGCGTCTGTGAAGTGGACCACACACAGCCGTACACCTGTACCTGCAAGCCTGGCTTCACg GGTAAACACTGCGAGACTCCAGTGGATGCTTGTGTCAGTAATCCCTGCACCAACGGAGGAGTCTGCCTCAGCGACGAACAGACCCGAGGGTTCAG CTGTGCATGTGCCTTTGGGTTCCATGGCACCTTCTGCGAGGTGAACGTGGACGACTGTCAGGACCACGGGTGCGAGAACGGCGCCACCTGTGTGGACGGAGTGGGCAACTACACCTGTCTGTGTGCTCCGAACTACACAG GTCTGTTctgcgaggaggaggagggtgtgtgCTCTCCAGGTAGAAACCCATGTCAGCATCAGTCCACCTGCATCAGCACTCCTACCGGCCCCag gtgtgtgtgtatcccaGGCTGGGTGGGGCCAGACTGCAGTATAGATTATAATGAATGTGTGGACCATCGCTGTCAGAACGGAGCTCAGTGTGCGGACCATCTGGACGGCTACAGCTGCGTCTGTCCACAGGGATACAG CGGTGAGTTTTGTGAAGTGGCCCTTCCTCCTCCGTCACCCTGCCGGCTGGTTCGGTGTCAGAACAGCGCCCCCTGTGTGGAGAAGGCGGGGACTGCGGTTTGCCAGTGTCTGCCAGGCTTTGAGGGTCAGAGCTGCGAGAAGCTGGTCAGCGTCAACTTCGTCGACAGGGATTCTTACGTTCAGCTCCAAGACGTCAAGAACTGGCCTCAAGCCAACATCACGCTGCAG gtgtcgACAGCAGAGGAAAACGGCATCCTGCTCTACAACGGAGACAACGAGCCAATCGCCGTGGAGCTCCATCAGGGTCACGTCAGGGTCACGTATGACCCTGGGAACCAGCCCGCCACCGCTATCTACAG CACTGAGACGGTGAACGATGGGCAGTTTCACACCGTGGAGCTGGTGACCTTCAACCGCATGGTGAACCTGTCTGTGGACGGAGGAGAGCCCACCACCCTGGACAGCCAGGGCCGGAGCCAGCCGGCGACGGGGGAGGCACCTCTGTATGTAGGAG GTATGCCGGAGGAGGTGATGCCAGCCTCTCTGGGTCTGTCCTCTCAGACCCTCAACGTGTCCAGTTTCCACGGCTGCATCAGGAACCTGTACATCAACCACGAGCTGCAGGACTTCACCCGCAGCCACATGAAGCCGGGGGTGGTGCCCGGCTGCCAGGCCTGCCGCAAGCTCTACTGTCTGCACGGCGTCTGCCAGCCCAACGCTGCCCAG GGTCCTCAGTGTCACTGCCAGGCAGGCTGGACGGGCCAACACTGCAACCAGCCAATAGCAGGAGGCCTATCTGGAGCAGACGTCGTCACCACGGCGACTGGCGTCAACCCGTGTGAAGGCAACAA GTGTGTGAAGGGTGTGTGCGTGGCGCTGGACGCTCAGACGTACCGCTGCGACTGCCAAGAGGGATACCGCGGCGCCTTGTGCAGCCTGCGGGGGGAGCCGGTGGGCTCGTGCCGGGGTCTGCAGTGTGCGCACGGCCACTGTGAGGACACGGAGGACGGAGAGCACTGCGTCTGTGAGCCGGGATACAGCGGAGAGAGCTGCGACGTCG AGTCCCCGTGTCGCGGCGAGCCGGTGAGGGATTACCACCGGCTGCAGCGCGGCACCGTCCTGTGCCAGACATCCAAGCCTTTCTCCTGGGTGGAGTGTCGGGGTCGCTGCCAGGCGGGAAGCGAGGCGGGCGCCATCGCCGCCCCCTGCTGCGCTCCTCTGAGGGTGCGACGCCGGCGGCTCGCCTTCGAATGCGACGACGGGACCTCGTTCACGCAGGATGTGGAGAAGCCTGTGGAATGTGGCTGCAAGGAGTGTGTGTAG